GGCAGCGGTGGCTGGGGATGAAAGAGCGGGGAGGGGTTGGTGGCCCGGGATCGGGGGGCCCTGGCGACGCGAGGGGGAGGGGAGCCGCcggggtgaggtggcggcggcCTGAGATGAGATGCGAGGTCGTGGACCTATTTAGAATTTGTTGGCATTCCGTATACGAAAACTTCAATTAATTTAGAAGGGGATGGAGTATACATGTAGATATTGCGCGTTCGTGGACCTATTTAGAATTTGTTGGCATTCCGTATTCGAAAAAGGTTTTGAGCCCAACGCAAACGAAAGAATGCGGCTTTGATTGCTTGAATCGAGTCCGATCGGATGGACCACACACACTGCTACGTGGCCAAGGAAGACCTTTCTTCAAGTCTTTGTTCCTAAgtggcacgcgcgcgcgcgcacgagCTTGTCTGCGGCGGCGGGCGGGCAACCCACTCACCATCGCCGAACCTTCTCAGCACGAAGCTCACCGGGAAGCCGCCCGAAATCCCCAGGAGCTCACGGCCAGCGCCTCTCCTCCTAGTACAAATCCACCCGCCAAATCCACCCCCCAACCCAAtccatgcagcagcagcagcgcaccgGCGGTTTAGGGGGTCTTATAAATACGAAGCGCTCTCGCCGGTGCCAAACACAGTCATGGCGGCAGTCGGAGCGGCACCACTGCTCTTCCAACAGCAGGCGCAGGCGGTGGGCGACGGCTGCTACTTCTCTTTCATGTCCTCCTACTTCTCCCACGGGGAAGTCAGCTCGAACGCCTCCAGCCCGGCGTCCAGCTTCTCCGCCGCGCTCGGCGCCACGCCGCCCGCTGCACCGGCGATCGCCGCCGACCCTGCGGCGCAGTTCGACATCTCCGAGTACCTCTTCGACGAGGGCGTGTTCTCGGAGTCGCTCCCGCCCGTCATCTCCGTGCCGGCCGTTGGCGTGGCTGCTGCAAGTTCGGCGTCCGCGGTGACTGCGAGGAGCGCCGAGTCGGTGGAGCGGCCGCGGACGGAGCGCATCGCGTTCCGGACTCGGTCGGAGATCGAGATCCTCGACGACGGCTACAAGTGGCGCAAGTACGGCAAGAAGTCCGTCAAGAACAGCCCCAACCCAAGAAACTACTACCGGTGCTCGACGGAAGGGTGCAGCGTGAAGAAGCGGGTGGAGCGGGACCGGGACGACCAGGCGTACGTGGTGACCACGTACGAGGGCACGCACAGCCACGTGAGCCCCAGCACCGTCTACTACGCCAGCCAGGACGCCGCCTCCGGCCGCTTCTTCGTCGCCGGCACGCACCCGCCGCCAGGCTCACTCAACTAGCTCGTGCTTCGCAAACCCCGCATCAATGGTGTACGCCGCCCCAAGCTCGAGGACGACAACCGGACAGGAGTTTGGCCAAGCACATACTAATATTCTTCTGCATGTGCTGCCCGGACGGTCGACATCGTTCATCCCAACTGAAAAAGCCGGAGCCATGTGGAACATGATTGAGAAAACAAATGGTCCTCGTTGTGGAAGAAGATGCTCCGTGTATTGAGGATAGAAAATGATCTTCCATGAGGACTTCGAAACGTAAAAGGATCGAGGATAGAAAATGATCTTCCATGAGGAAGATCAGATGCTCCACTATACTAATAATGTAAAAACAATGTCAGCTGGATGGCCTATGAAGGGGAACATGATTCATATGATGGCAAATGATATTTGATCGGGAAAAAAATATCACTGTACTAAGTAAACGTCCGTCTCTAAGAAAGCCATATGCAGGATAATAGCATCTACATCCGTGATGGGCAAATCCGGCCTATCAAACACCTGCGGACACGATCAGGCGTAACCGTGGATAATGACCGGTTACGCCTCAAATGAGCTACTCTGCATCCGAGTCTCTCATATTTCAACCCCTAGATCCATGCAATATGTACTACATACTACATACTATCCTAGCTAGCTTCGTCGTTGGAGATGACCACGACGTCCGTGTCGGGCGCCAGGTGGACGGGCGTAGGAGGGCTccggcttctcctcctcctcctgctcgacctcatccatgtaggcgaacatctcctcctcctccacggCGTGCTGAGCCTCCATCTCCTGCCGGTGACGACATCTCGTCTCTGGATCCAACTCCAAGCGCAGGGAATCGAGGATGGCTTGCTGATCCACCTGCAGATCCGCGTCCTCAGCGTCCCCCGCATCCTCCTttggcacctcctcctcctcctccaactcctcccACGGATCCATTACATCCGGAGGTAGCCCCGCTGCGACCCGAACTTCGCGCCTTGcccggatctgctcaaggagctgCAGCCAACGCTTCGGCGTTAGAAATGGGTAGCCGCTTATCCGGTGGCGTGGGGGCATGACTACTAGTGGTGGCGGCAGAGGTGGATGGGCGGAGAAAATTGTCGAGGGATAGGGTTTCGGTGCCGGCGATCGGCTTAAATAGCCGGGCTAGGCACTATGCGGCCCGCCGGAGTGGCGCCACGCGGCGACATCGGTTCGAGCTTTGGACTACCAGGTTTCCGGGCGATTCCACGTGGGACCCCGACGTCGGTCCGACGTGGCGGACGCGCTCGGGCGCCCCCATATccaccccatatttgggctgggtaTGAGGGGTGGTAGTCAGAGTCCGGGCATTTGAGGCGCTCGTCTAGGTCAAAATTTCGTGACCGGTCGGTGACCGGGCGGCCTGCACAAGCGTATGAGGCGGGTTTGGGGCGCCCAGCTATAGATGCTCTAAGTATTTTGGTTTGCATCCTTTGTCAATTGTAAGACTGAAGTTTTGTTATCGACCACTATTTCCTTTCTCAACTTCGAATTATCAACTTCTTTAAATCCTTAATCACTAAAAACTTTTTGTAT
The sequence above is a segment of the Triticum dicoccoides isolate Atlit2015 ecotype Zavitan chromosome 1A, WEW_v2.0, whole genome shotgun sequence genome. Coding sequences within it:
- the LOC119288571 gene encoding probable WRKY transcription factor 51 translates to MAAVGAAPLLFQQQAQAVGDGCYFSFMSSYFSHGEVSSNASSPASSFSAALGATPPAAPAIAADPAAQFDISEYLFDEGVFSESLPPVISVPAVGVAAASSASAVTARSAESVERPRTERIAFRTRSEIEILDDGYKWRKYGKKSVKNSPNPRNYYRCSTEGCSVKKRVERDRDDQAYVVTTYEGTHSHVSPSTVYYASQDAASGRFFVAGTHPPPGSLN